GGAGATACAAGTTCACCAACGCAAGCAGAGCCGCTCCCGCGATATGTAGATTCAGTGGAGCCAGCCAGCTGATGGCCTGTTCGCGGCTTACGCTGATCTTCATGGCTGCACCTGCTTTTCCTCGGCCGCTGCTTTAGCTTCACTTGCGCGAGCGCGTGGCTGCAGTGGGTTGTAGCCAGAGACGATCTCAAACTCTACGCCGCCCGGAAGAACCGGCGGGCCGATGTTGAACTGCGGCCCTTGCTGCTGTCCGTTTTCCTTCTGTTGCTGCGCCGACTCACCGACGAGACGAGGGGAGATAAAGCGCTTCCCTTTTTCCAGATTGCGCACCAGATCGACGGCGCGGTCGCGATCGCCAGCCACACGCATCCGGATCAGAACATCGCCTGTCACAGAGATCTGCGGTTCGATACTCAACACCTGCACACCCGCCGGAAGCACCTGCTCCAGATCCATTAGCACCGCCGTCCAGCTGAAGCTCTTGTGCGCAAAGAGGAGGTTCAGAAACTGCGCGCGATCGAGCACTGCGGCGTTCTGCGGCTGCTTCATGCGCGCTTCATTCTGGTGCCGTTCGTCCACAAGCTTTGCCGTCTGTGCGTGGATCGCGTCGAGCTTCTTCTGCTGCTCGCGCGACTTTGCCGTCAGCGTGTGCAGCCAAACCATTAGAGCGATGGCCACCACGGCCAGAGCGCCCATGGCGATGCGCAACCGCCGGAAGATCGGGCCGAGTTCAACATAGGGCCGCGTTGCGAGATTGATGGTGATGCGCATTAGAAGGAGGTCGCTCCTCGAACGCCCGCGAGATATGCTCGCGGAACCTGGGATGTCGCCGTGGCCAGCACGTCCTCCGAAGCCAGCACCGGCTTCGGCTCCAGATCAATCTCTTTGGCAAACTGCGCCGCCTCAGCATCGCGCTCGCCCGCGATGAAGATCTCGCGCGGGCCGAATCCGAGAGAGTCCTCGAAGTACGCGGCCGCTACTGTGATGGCCTGCTGCATCTCGACGGCGACAAAGTCGCTCTTTTCAAGCGTTGTGTAGGGCACGAGCGGTGCCGGGGCTTCGCCCTCGCTCTCTGCGTTGACGGGTATCTCCACACGGACGACACGCGCCAGATCCAGCGTCCGGTGCAGCAGTACTTCTCCACGACGCGTAATTGCTGTCGTGATCGAGTCGGTTCCGGCATTGACCAGAAGCACGGGCTCCGTGGCCTGTAGCGCGCCCACAGCCGCAAGGGTGCTGGGCAGAACGGAGCCGGGCTCAAAGCCGGCATCGCGCACGGCGCTCTCATACTCCGCAAGAATCGCACGCGGCATGGCAACGGCCAGCACCTGCAACGCACCACGGCCCTGCGAGATGACCTGATAGCTGACCGCAGCCGTCTCCGGTTCAAAGGAAAGAAGCTTCGTGAGGCGGAAGCGCACAACGGCCATCGCATCGGCAGCCTTGCTGGGCAGCGTATCGAAGTCGAGGAGGAGCACACGAGCGGTCGCGTCTGGAACAATCAGCGTGACATCGCGCGTGCGCATGCTGACGGATTCGAGCGCCTTGCGCAGGGCCGCGACCAGCGCGGGACGGTCCAGCACATTGCCCTCGCGCAAGGACGGCGCAAGCGTTCCATCCTGAAGTTCTGCAAACGCAACCTGTGCCAGCTTCCGCGTGGCATCGTCGGCGCGCGCGGCTGTGACGCTGCCGCTGCGAATTTCACAGACGAGACGCGGTCGCAAAGATCCTGACGAGATGGAGGAGAGAAATCGCATGGCGGGGCTTTCGCTAGTTTACTGACGGATTCCGTTTCTAGCGCATGGCCTCGATGAAGGTGACTTTGTTAATCTCTCGGAGCGTCGTAATCCCGGCACGGACACGTTGCAGAGCGGAGTCGCGCAGGAAGCTCATGCCCTTCTCGCGTGCCTTCCTTCGGATCTCAGACCCCGGACGTTTCTCCAGAAGCATATCGCGAATCTCATCGTCGAGCTCCAGCAGCTCGTGGATCGCTGATCGGCCACGATAGCCCGTGCCGCCGCATTCGATGCAGCCGGTGCCCTCTCTGAACTTGAAGTCCTTCCACTCTTCAGGATTCAGGCCGCTCTCGACGAGCTGCTCGTCGTTGTACTCCACCAGCACAGAACAGAAGTCGCAGTTCTGACGCACCAGCCGCTGGGCCAGGATGCAGTTCAGTGCAGAGACGAAGTTATATGGCTCGACGCCCATGTTCAGAAAGCGACCCAACACATCGACCACGTTATTTGCATGGACCGTCGTGAAGACAAGATGGCCCGTCAGTGCGGAGTTGATGGCGATCTGCGCCGTCTCCGCGTCACGGATCTCACCGACCAGGATCTTGTCCGGGTCATGGCGCAGGATGGAGCGCAAACCGCGAGCGAAGGTAAGACCTTTCTTCTCGTTGACCGGAATCTGCGTGATGCCGCGGATCTGGTACTCCACTGGGTCTTCGATGGTGATGATCTTGTCTTCTTCGCTCTTGATCTCGTTGAGCGCGGCATAGAGCGTCGTCGTCTTGCCGGAACCAGTCGGTCCGGTCACCAGCACCATGCCGTACGGCTCTTTAATATAGCGGCGAAAACGGGCGAGGTCCTCTTCGCCAAAGCCCACGACATCGAGCGAAAGCTTCTTGAACTTCTCCGACATCGACTCTTTATCGAGTACGCGGAGCACGGCGTTTTCACCATGCACCGTGGGCATGATGGAGACACGGAAATCGATCAGGCGGCCCTTGTAGCGCACGCGGAAACGTCCGTCCTGCGGAACGCGGCGTTCGGCGATGTCCAGCTCAGACATGACCTTAATACGCGAAAGAATCGTCTGGTGATGCTCGCGAGCAATCGGCGCCATGGCGAGTTGCAGTACGCCATCGATGCGGTACTTTACCAGCAACGAGTCGTCGTAGGTCTCAATATGCACGTCCGAAGCGCGGCGTTCGAGCGCGGAGAAGATCGTGGTATCCACCAGACGGATGATCGGCGAGATATCGTCTTCGCTGGTCAGCCGCTCGATGGAGATGTTCTCGTCCGGATTGTCGTCGGAGGAGAGAACGTCGAAGGTCAATCCCTCCGTGGCTTCCTCAAGAACGCGCTGCGACTGTTCCGTCTTCTTCAGAAGCTCATTGATCTGCGAGAGCGTGGCGACGCGCGTGACCAGTCGCTGTCCCAGCAGGCCGGAGATCTCGTCGAGCACCATCAGCTTCGACGGATCGCTGACCGCGATGATCAGTCGTCCCTCGTGCTGCTCCAGCGGGACGAAGTTGTAGCGGAACATCAGTTCCACGGGCACGGCCTTGAAGAGCTCATGCTGGATCTTGAAGTTTTGCAGGTCGACGTACTCGCAGCGATAACGCTTCGCCAGAAGATGCGCGCGCTCTATCTCGCCAAGCTCGGGGTGCGGAATTGGGATTGCCAGCGGTGCTTGTGCCATACGTGGGTTTGACTCCGAGGATACGGGAAGGGCTACCTGCTCTTCTGGAAATCTTTCGCGCTTGAAGTTCTAGTGATTGACTGCGCCTGCACCAAGTTGCAGGATCGGAAGGTAAAGCGCCATGAGAATGATGGCGACCGCAATGCCCATCACGATCAGAATCGTCGGTTCAATCAAGCTCATCGCCGCCGTCAGCGACGTTTCTACATCTTCTTCAAAAAATCCGGCGACCGAGTTGAGCATGGCGGGAAGAGCGCCGGTTGACTCACCGACCTCCACCATCTCGATGGCCAATTCGGGAAATACTTTTGTCGTCTCCATGCTGAAGGACAGGTTCTTGCCCTCCCGCACGCTCGTAACCGAGTTGAACACCGCATTCGAGATCTGGCGCGAAGAGATCGAACGTGCAGCCGTTTCAAGCGACGGCACCAGCGGAAGTCCGCCCGTAAGCAGCGTCGAAAGTGTTCGCGAAAAGAGTGCCACCTGGTACTTCAGCCATACCGCGCCAAACAACGGAATCGCCAGGCGGAACCGGTCGACCATCAGGGCACCGGCGTCCGTCTTCGACCAGCGAAAGAGTAGAAAAACGGTGATGACGAGGACGACCGCGATGTAAATCCCATAATTCTGCGCGATGTTGCCCACATGCAGAAGGAAGACAGTAATCGCAGGCAGAGGCGTGTTCAGCTGATCGTAAAGTGTGGCAAAACGTGGCACGACAAACGTAATCAGAAAGATAAAGAGCGAAAGCACCAGCGTGACCAGCAGCACCGGGTAGACCATCGAAGCCTTAAGCTTTTTCCTAAATGTCAGAGAAATTCGCTGAAAGTCGAGATAGCGCTGCAGCACCTCTTCCAGGTTTCCGGAGCGTTCACCGGCCAGAAGTGTCGTGGTGTAGACGAGCGGAAAGCCCCCTTGTGCATCGAAGGCGGCGGAGAGCGATTCTCCCGTCTTTACGCGCTCGGCAATATTTTCCAGCTGCGCCTTCAGGCGGAGGTCCTTCTGCCGCCGCCCCAGCAACTGCAGTGATCCCGGAATGGGCAAACCCGCCTTGATCAGGGTGACAAACTGCTGGTTAAAGATCAAAAAGCTTTCGAGCTTGACCTTTTTGCGCTTGCTCGCCGAACCGACGCCACGCGGTTTGACCGAGTAAACGTAGTAACCCGCCTGCGTAAAACGGCTGCGTAACTCGTCCGCAGTCGCAGCCGGAAGGGTCTGCTCCTGTACTCGGCCACGTTCATCGGCAAGCTTGATGACAAATTCGGTCATGAATGGAGTTGCAAAAGCACCTGTCTGATTTTAGACGTCATAACGTCGAGAAGGTTCGGAGGCCTGCAACAGAAAAGCCCTGCCGATGGGCAGGGCTTTTGCTTTCAAATACTTTGACTTAGACCGAGAAGGAAGATCCGCAGCCACAGGTGCTCTTGACCTGGGGGTTCTCGAACTTGAAACCCGCGGCCTCAAGCGTCTCCACGTAATCGACCGTGCAACCGTTGAGGTACATGGCGCTGGTGGCGTCGACAAAGACCTTCAGGTCATCGAAACGGACGACCTTGTCCATCATGCCCTGCTGGTTCTCAAAGGACATCGAGTATTGGAAGCCCGAACATCCACCGCCGACCACACCAATGCGAAGACCGGCGGGATGCGGATCCTGCGTCGCCATGATTTCCTTCACCTTAACGATCGCAGAAGCCGTCAGATTGACCGGCTGGGTCGATACGGGAGGTGCGTTGACGACTTCGGGAGTAGTAATGGCAGTGGCCATGTGGGTGTTCTCCTTTGCAAACTGCGCTTCGATCAATTTTATGCCTGCTGGACCCTCGCGGCAAGCCGCGATTTCGCCTGCAAGGAACACTACGGAAATTAGACGCAAAAAACGACCTCAGGATGCAGAGTTTGCCATGTACAGAGGTGCAGAAGTAGGCGTATGCTTGCCGCCGGGCGGCCCCGCCTACCCTCCGAGCCTGTGAACGTGAGCACAGACCCGCCCGGCAGAGGGACCGGTTCCACGGAACTGGAGGCTCATCATGCGCATACTCTTGATTGTCTGGGCTGGCGTTACGGCAGTGGCTGGATGCCTTCTGTTGTACCGCGCCATGCTCACACGTTATGAAGAAGATCAACTCTTTCTCGACGACGCGATCCTTTCAGAGGAACGCGAGCGCCAGAATAAGCTGCAACAGCGGCTCACACAGATTCAACCCTACCTCCGCGTTGCCGGAGGAGCGGCGGCCCTGATGTTTGTCGCCTTGATCGGTTCGCTCACCTGGCAGGCCTATCAGGCGCTTCGGTAGCCGCGAAGATTAGAACTTAGCTTATAAAGGAGTCATCCCGTTTCCCATCTGGAGGACTCCTTGCACGACTGCCTGCGCTTTGTCGCCCCCATCTGTCTGTTGTCCATGATTCCGCTTGCTCTTGCGGAACACACGCCTCGCCACAACGTCACAGACGCCGAGGTGAACGCGATCACGCGCTCCGCCCTCCTGATGGACATGCACAACGACGTCACCTCCGAGACCGTGGAGGGCTTCGACATCGCCGGGACCAACACTCGCGGGCAGACCGACCTGAAGCGCATGAAAGGCTTTCTGGGAGCAGAGTTCTTCGCCGTCTACGTCGGTGCAAACTACGTCAAGGACAATCACTCGGCAAACCGGGCCCTCCAGATGATCGACACGGTGCGTCACGACATCGTGGAAGGCCACCCCAAGGAGTTTGCCTTGGCAACCACGGCGGACGAGATACTCGCAGCCCGGCAACAGGGTAAGATCGCCGCCCTGATGGGCATCGAAGGCGGGCACGCCATTGAAGATTCACTGCGCCTGCTGCGCGACTTCTACACCCTCGGCGTCCGCTACATGACCCTGACGCACTTCAACACCAACAACTGGGCCGACTCGCAGGGCGATATCGACGATCCCAAGATCATGCATCACAACGGCCTCACACCCTTTGGCAAAGATGTCGTCCGCGAGATGAACCGCCTCGGCATGATGGTCGACATCTCGCACACGGCCGACAAGACCTTCGCCGATGCGCTCGAAGTCAGTACCGCTCCCGTAATCGCTTCGCACTCTTCCTGCCGCGCCCTCAGCGCACACACACGCAATCTCACCGACGACATGCTTCGCCAGCTTGCAGCCAAGGGCGGCGTGGCCAACATCAGCTTCGGCTGCGACTTCCTCTCCGACCGCTACTACAAAGCCGAAAAGCCTCTTGAGGCCGGGATGCGTGCACAGTACACGAAACTGATGGAATTGAAAGACCCGGCCGAGCGCGCGGAGAAGATGAAGGCCCTTCAGACCGAGATGGCTGCCAAGCTTCCTCCGGCAACGCTGGCCGACGCGGTCGCGCATATCGACCACGCCGTCCAGATCGCAGGCGTCGACCACGTCGGCATCGGCACAGACTTCGACGGTGTAGGCTGCGTTCCCGAAGGGCTCGACTCTTACGCGAAGTTCCCCAACCTCACACGGG
This genomic stretch from Terriglobus saanensis SP1PR4 harbors:
- a CDS encoding HesB/IscA family protein, yielding MATAITTPEVVNAPPVSTQPVNLTASAIVKVKEIMATQDPHPAGLRIGVVGGGCSGFQYSMSFENQQGMMDKVVRFDDLKVFVDATSAMYLNGCTVDYVETLEAAGFKFENPQVKSTCGCGSSFSV
- a CDS encoding type II secretion system F family protein produces the protein MTEFVIKLADERGRVQEQTLPAATADELRSRFTQAGYYVYSVKPRGVGSASKRKKVKLESFLIFNQQFVTLIKAGLPIPGSLQLLGRRQKDLRLKAQLENIAERVKTGESLSAAFDAQGGFPLVYTTTLLAGERSGNLEEVLQRYLDFQRISLTFRKKLKASMVYPVLLVTLVLSLFIFLITFVVPRFATLYDQLNTPLPAITVFLLHVGNIAQNYGIYIAVVLVITVFLLFRWSKTDAGALMVDRFRLAIPLFGAVWLKYQVALFSRTLSTLLTGGLPLVPSLETAARSISSRQISNAVFNSVTSVREGKNLSFSMETTKVFPELAIEMVEVGESTGALPAMLNSVAGFFEEDVETSLTAAMSLIEPTILIVMGIAVAIILMALYLPILQLGAGAVNH
- a CDS encoding PilN domain-containing protein; protein product: MRITINLATRPYVELGPIFRRLRIAMGALAVVAIALMVWLHTLTAKSREQQKKLDAIHAQTAKLVDERHQNEARMKQPQNAAVLDRAQFLNLLFAHKSFSWTAVLMDLEQVLPAGVQVLSIEPQISVTGDVLIRMRVAGDRDRAVDLVRNLEKGKRFISPRLVGESAQQQKENGQQQGPQFNIGPPVLPGGVEFEIVSGYNPLQPRARASEAKAAAEEKQVQP
- a CDS encoding dipeptidase, which produces MHDCLRFVAPICLLSMIPLALAEHTPRHNVTDAEVNAITRSALLMDMHNDVTSETVEGFDIAGTNTRGQTDLKRMKGFLGAEFFAVYVGANYVKDNHSANRALQMIDTVRHDIVEGHPKEFALATTADEILAARQQGKIAALMGIEGGHAIEDSLRLLRDFYTLGVRYMTLTHFNTNNWADSQGDIDDPKIMHHNGLTPFGKDVVREMNRLGMMVDISHTADKTFADALEVSTAPVIASHSSCRALSAHTRNLTDDMLRQLAAKGGVANISFGCDFLSDRYYKAEKPLEAGMRAQYTKLMELKDPAERAEKMKALQTEMAAKLPPATLADAVAHIDHAVQIAGVDHVGIGTDFDGVGCVPEGLDSYAKFPNLTRALLEKGYTAEEIKKIYGGNMLRVMREVEAQAKTLQAKK
- a CDS encoding GspE/PulE family protein, which codes for MAQAPLAIPIPHPELGEIERAHLLAKRYRCEYVDLQNFKIQHELFKAVPVELMFRYNFVPLEQHEGRLIIAVSDPSKLMVLDEISGLLGQRLVTRVATLSQINELLKKTEQSQRVLEEATEGLTFDVLSSDDNPDENISIERLTSEDDISPIIRLVDTTIFSALERRASDVHIETYDDSLLVKYRIDGVLQLAMAPIAREHHQTILSRIKVMSELDIAERRVPQDGRFRVRYKGRLIDFRVSIMPTVHGENAVLRVLDKESMSEKFKKLSLDVVGFGEEDLARFRRYIKEPYGMVLVTGPTGSGKTTTLYAALNEIKSEEDKIITIEDPVEYQIRGITQIPVNEKKGLTFARGLRSILRHDPDKILVGEIRDAETAQIAINSALTGHLVFTTVHANNVVDVLGRFLNMGVEPYNFVSALNCILAQRLVRQNCDFCSVLVEYNDEQLVESGLNPEEWKDFKFREGTGCIECGGTGYRGRSAIHELLELDDEIRDMLLEKRPGSEIRRKAREKGMSFLRDSALQRVRAGITTLREINKVTFIEAMR